The Chroococcidiopsis sp. TS-821 genome contains the following window.
GGTAACTTGTGATATGCGAGATCAAAAGACTGACTATTTTAAGTCGTATCCTTGCTTAATCGTAGAAGTACTTTCTGAGAGTACCGAAGCTCTTGACCGAGGTAGAAAATTTAGTGACTACCGCCACTTAGAGACGCTTCAAGAATATGTGTTAATTTCTCAAGACACTATGAATGTAGAGTGTTTCCGTCGTAATGAGAAAGGGCGTTGGGAACTTTATCCGTATGAACAAGGGCAAGAAATACACCTAGCCAGCGTTGATTTTTACTGTCCTATATCAGCGATTTACGAAGATGTAAGTATTCAATTATGATTGATGTTTAATTTAGTTTATTGCTCACTTACGAAACTACTTTCCGGCGTGAAACACTTACATGGTTATTTAAAAATCGAATTAGTTTGTAAGCAGTTTGATTGAAAAAATGTTCGGTTAATGTATCTTCTCCACCCCAAATAGGAATTTTTTCACCAAGTTGGGTAAAAGTATCATATACAATAAATTGTGCTATCTTGCCACGCTTACCTGCTGTTGAATAAACAAGTTGACAAGGATAAGCAACAGTACCAACAAAAGGAATTAACCCTACTAGAAAAGCAACCCAAGGTATTTGTTGACCTGTAGTTAAAGCTTGAATACTTTTGTAGCCAGTATAAATTGATCTAAAAATAGGACCATCAACTACAAATAAAACTCCAAAACTTATCTCATCAATTACTCCAAGCGCGTAAAGTGAAGGAATAACAATAAATTCAAGTGATTGAATGATAATTTTCAAGGCAACATGAATACTAAAGTCAACTAAATAGCCACTACCGTGTTCTCGATCTAAACGCGATCGCAAAAAATTTGCTTCTTCTGGAATTAATTGAGTTCGCTCTTCCCATGCATCAATGCGATCTCTAACTATATCTCTTGTAAATTGTAATCGGTAGCGTTGTGAGATGAGTACTTTCCAAACTCGTGCAAAGAAATCTCGGTATCGAATTTTCTTTAACTTTTCGATTATTTTAACTGGTAGTTTAACAAACAAACGTAAGATTTTTTGCCAAGCTCTTACTAATTCTCTTAAATACCAGCGAAAAATATGATGAGAATACCATTCAGCTTGTTGCTGAGTAATTTTACCTTTTTTAAGTTGATACTGAATACTTCGCTCTACTCGTTTGAGTTCTTTCCACTGACTTTGATGATGTTCCAAATTATCAGTGTCTGCAATTATTGCTGCATATTTATCTCGACCTAGCTTATCTATTATTGCTTTTTTATGTTTTGCCAAATATTTCTTTAGAGTGACAACATCAACATCATCAAATAAAGGTTGCCCATGCTTAACAGACATGGGAATATAATATGTGAAAAGCTTCAAAACATTTAAGGGAGCTAATGCAGGGACGCCTGATTCTAAATCAATCCAAGCATAGTAATAACTAAATTTACCATTTGTATCGTTATGTTCTACATCTGTTAGCAAAAAGTTATTTAGTGCAACCGGATTTCCTTTTCCTGCTTGCCAAACTAAACCATCAAATCCTGCATCAATTAGCTTTTGTTGAAGTGGTAGCATGACTTGATGAACTAAATCGGGTAATTCTTTTTTTCGCAGTCGCGTGAACGGCTGACACAAAGCAACACTTCTACCATCTACAAATTCTGTATCAATCTGATATGCTTTCTGTTCTTGGTTCCAAGCAGTGGCGATCGCATCTGAGACTTTTAATTGTGAATCAAACCAATACTCAACTAAAGCACCTAAAATCTTTCTGCGGTAGTACGCACATCGAATGATATCTTCGTTCCAAATATAGGGGTTGGGCGCTCCTAAAAAAATATAGTGAACTAACTTAGTCAGCTTGTCGCCTGCAAAGATCTTTCTAGCAATACTGACATCCTGATTCTCAATTAAAAAGACTTGTCCAGATCTCCCTGCACCAAGAAATTTTTCGTTCTCTGTTGCTTGTGCGTCTGCCATGTAAGCAATCCTTTCATAAGCATATAGCTTGTAGGCGATCTCAGCGCGCGATCGCCTACACTTTAGGTATAAATAAAAACAAAATAACCGATTATTTTTATTTATTACTTACAAATTACACGTCTTTAAGACTGGCTAGCATCTAACTTGAGAATAGTCTGCTTTATGCTACAGAAGGATCGTCATCAGGTTTAAG
Protein-coding sequences here:
- a CDS encoding Uma2 family endonuclease gives rise to the protein MITSKYEYYLSPEEYLEAEKTSQVKHEYIDGQVYAMAGASDAHVTITGNLFVLLRNHLRGSGCRVYMADMKAQIETINRYYYPDVMVTCDMRDQKTDYFKSYPCLIVEVLSESTEALDRGRKFSDYRHLETLQEYVLISQDTMNVECFRRNEKGRWELYPYEQGQEIHLASVDFYCPISAIYEDVSIQL